One Panicum virgatum strain AP13 chromosome 9K, P.virgatum_v5, whole genome shotgun sequence genomic region harbors:
- the LOC120647951 gene encoding ATP-dependent DNA helicase PIF1-like, translated as MSEDYRRNDPSDAIVEQMVLIDIRNMLQSRGKDIKSFPLPEIDNNYDDACGVPREIFEESNIKSTEDDVYLSESLNNEQRAAYDEILSSIDSNNGGLFFVGAAYDEILSSIDSNNGGLFFVDGPCGTGKTFLYRALLAKVHSQNKIVVATATSRVAASIMPGGRTAHSRFKIPLTIDSGGYCSFTKQSGTTTLLRTACLIVWDEVSMIKKQAVEALDNSMRDIMDRPDLPFGGKTIVFGGDYRQVLLVIRKGSRAQIVDDLLCRSYLWDYMRHLKLVRNMRAHSDPWFAEYLLRIGNGIVEANVDGEVRLPDEICVPYTGDGNENMADKDYITSRAILSTRSDWVDRINMKMIGSFQGGEVEYHSFDSVVDDPHNYYPSEFLNTLAPNGLPPHVLKLKVGCPIILLRNIDPANGLCNGTSFVMTVNKSQGQTIPNFGVYLPDPVFSHGQLYVAMSRATTRTNIKILALPPNATELEEEAKKEKKNAKNKGKETVNNKKEKKKIPVYTFTKNIVYKEIFVS; from the exons ATGTCTGAGGATTATCGTCGCAATGATCCATCAGATGCTATCGTTGAGCAGATGGTTCTAATTGATATTAGAAACATGCTGCAATCAAGGGGGAAGGATATAAAATCGTTCCCTCTCCCTGAGATTGATAACAATTACGATGATGCTTGTGGTGTTCCACGGGAGAtatttgaggaatcaaatatAAAGAGCACCGAGGATGACGTGTACTTATCAGAGTCCCTTAACAATGAGCAGAGGGCTGCTTATGATGAGATCTTGTCATCTATTGATTCCAACAACGGCGGGTTGTTTTTTGTGGGGGCTGCTTATGATGAGATCTTGTCATCTATTGATTCCAACAATGGCGGGTTGTTTTTTGTGGATGGCCCTTGTGGCACCGGGAAAACATTCTTGTATAGGGCTTTGCTTGCTAAAGTCCATAGTCAGAACAAGATTGTTGTTGCGACTGCTACGTCTAGGGTTGCTGCATCCATAATGCCCGGTGGGAGAACTGCACATTCACGTTTCAAGATTCCACTTACCATAGATAGTGGTGGATACTGTAGTTTCACTAAACAAAGTGGTACAACGACTTTGCTACGCACTGCTTGTTTGATTGTTTGGGATGAGGTTTCTATGATCAAGAAACAAGCAGTGGAGGCGTTGGACAATAGCATGCGTGATATAATGGATAGGCCGGATTTGCCTTTTGGTGGGAAGACTATTGTGTTTGGGGGGGATTATAGGCAGGTCCTACTGGTTATCAGGAAGGGGTCAAGGGCTCAGATAGTGGATGATTTGTTATGCAGGTCATACCTTTGGGATTACATGCGTCACCTAAAGCTTGTGCGCAACATGAGAGCGCATAGTGACCCATGGTTTGCTGAATATCTTTTGCGCATTGGCAATGGAATAGTGGAGGCCAATGTTGATGGTGAAGTCCGTCTCCCAGATGAAATTTGCGTGCCTTATACTGGAGATGGTAATGAGAACATGGCAGACAAGGACTACATCACTTCTAGAGCTATTTTGTCCACACGCAGTGATTGGGTTGATAGGATTAATATGAAGATGATTGGATCTTTCCAAGGTGGGGAGGTGGAGTATCATAGTTTTGATTCTGTTGTAGATGATCCACACAACTATTATCCATCAGAGTTTCTTAACACCCTTGCACCCAATGGATTGCCTCCACATGTGTTAAAGCTAAAGGTAGGTTGTCCAATAATATTGCTTCGGAACATTGATCCTGCAAATGGTTTATGTAATGGTACAAG TTTTGTCATGACGGTCAACAAGTCACAAGGTCAGACTATTCCTAACTTTGGTGTTTACCTCCCTGACCCCGTGTTCTCACATGGGCAATTGTATGTTGCAATGTCAAGGGCAACTACTAGAACAAACATCAAGATTCTGGCACTTCCACCTAATGCCACTGAGCTGGAGGAAGAAgctaaaaaggagaagaaaaatgctaaaaataagGGTAAGGAGACTGTCAAtaacaagaaagaaaagaagaaaatccCAGTGTATACATTTACGAAAAATATTGTATACAAGGAG ATTTTTGTCAGCTAA
- the LOC120651257 gene encoding glutamic acid-rich protein-like isoform X1 gives MDPLNITKEQERRPRATPMTDDQREEKNRKRREVYHREKISAPSMTDEQREEKNRKRREAYKRKKSHALNKENDPGSTLLKGESDKNLTPLKPVDTNIEINKKMHNKKNDPVSALLKGESDKNQTPLKSVDTNIERNKNRQNKENDPGSDLFKGESNKLLTPLKSLDSNIERNKKGCEDYQKKNDETRSKSISAEPLAPIICTPIVIEPPTCLPFNDETVDVNLVNVVKPTLSDTCTDVPPVLCYQPSTACVDTPGVSVGSCKTKVLTDEQRAHRNKHHRELYHEKKQLTSPCDVDRRDSIKQRRREAYHAKKEAIQLSIDKSKSKKTRAQLSREYKRRQREFHENNLHPDSIAWKLRNLHLNSSCPLKVNPQ, from the exons ATGGATCCTCTGAACATTACTAAAG AACAGGAAAGAAGACCCCGTGCTACCCCAATGACAGATGACCAAAGGGAGGAGAAGAACAGGAAGAGGCGTGAGGTGTATCACCGTGAAAAAATCAGTGCTCCCTCGATGACAGATGAGCAAAGGGAGGAGAAGAACAGGAAACGGCGTGAGGCATATAAGAGGAAGAAGAGTCATGCACTCAACAAGGAAAATGATCCAG GTTCGACTTTGCTCAAAGGAGAAAGTGATAAAAATTTGACTCCCTTGAAGCCAGTTGATACAAATATTGAAATAAACAAAAAGatgcataacaagaaaaatGATCCAG TTTCGGCTTTGCTCAAAGGAGAAAGTGATAAAAATCAGACTCCCTTGAAGTCAGTTGATACAAAcattgaaagaaacaaaaacaggcAAAACAAGGAAAATGATCCAG GTTCGGATTTGTTCAAAGGAGAAAGTAATAAATTATTGACTCCCTTGAAGTCATTGGATTCAAATATTGAAAGAAATAAGAAGGGGTGTGAAGATTATCAGAAAAAGAATGATGAAACACGGAGCAAATCAATTTCTGCAG AACCCCTTGCACCTATCATTTGCACTCCTATTGTCATCGAGCCTCCCACATGTCTACCTTTCAACGATGAAACAGTAG ATGTAAACCTGGTCAACGTGGTGAAGCCTACTCTATCCGACACATGCACAGATGTCCCACCAG TACTATGCTATCAACCCTCGACCGCATGTGTGGATACCCCTGGCGTCAGTGTTGGATCTTGTAAGACAAAGGTTTTAACCGATGAACAGCGAGCCCATAGAAATAAGCATCATCGTGAATTATATCATGAGAAAAAACAGTTGACGTCGCCATGTGATGTAGATCGAAGGGATAGCATAAAGCAACGGAGACGAGAAGCATATCATGCAAAGAAAGAGGCAATCCAGTTGTCAATAGATAAGTCAAAGTCTAAGAAGACTCGTGCTCAACTTAGTCGAGAGTACAAGAGAAGACAAAGAGAGTTTCACGAGAACAATCTACACCCAGATTCCATTGCATGGAAACTCCGCAATTTACACCTCAACTCATCTTGCCCTCTGAAGGTCAACCCACAGTAA
- the LOC120651257 gene encoding glutamic acid-rich protein-like isoform X2, with product MTDDQREEKNRKRREVYHREKISAPSMTDEQREEKNRKRREAYKRKKSHALNKENDPGSTLLKGESDKNLTPLKPVDTNIEINKKMHNKKNDPVSALLKGESDKNQTPLKSVDTNIERNKNRQNKENDPGSDLFKGESNKLLTPLKSLDSNIERNKKGCEDYQKKNDETRSKSISAEPLAPIICTPIVIEPPTCLPFNDETVDVNLVNVVKPTLSDTCTDVPPVLCYQPSTACVDTPGVSVGSCKTKVLTDEQRAHRNKHHRELYHEKKQLTSPCDVDRRDSIKQRRREAYHAKKEAIQLSIDKSKSKKTRAQLSREYKRRQREFHENNLHPDSIAWKLRNLHLNSSCPLKVNPQ from the exons ATGACAGATGACCAAAGGGAGGAGAAGAACAGGAAGAGGCGTGAGGTGTATCACCGTGAAAAAATCAGTGCTCCCTCGATGACAGATGAGCAAAGGGAGGAGAAGAACAGGAAACGGCGTGAGGCATATAAGAGGAAGAAGAGTCATGCACTCAACAAGGAAAATGATCCAG GTTCGACTTTGCTCAAAGGAGAAAGTGATAAAAATTTGACTCCCTTGAAGCCAGTTGATACAAATATTGAAATAAACAAAAAGatgcataacaagaaaaatGATCCAG TTTCGGCTTTGCTCAAAGGAGAAAGTGATAAAAATCAGACTCCCTTGAAGTCAGTTGATACAAAcattgaaagaaacaaaaacaggcAAAACAAGGAAAATGATCCAG GTTCGGATTTGTTCAAAGGAGAAAGTAATAAATTATTGACTCCCTTGAAGTCATTGGATTCAAATATTGAAAGAAATAAGAAGGGGTGTGAAGATTATCAGAAAAAGAATGATGAAACACGGAGCAAATCAATTTCTGCAG AACCCCTTGCACCTATCATTTGCACTCCTATTGTCATCGAGCCTCCCACATGTCTACCTTTCAACGATGAAACAGTAG ATGTAAACCTGGTCAACGTGGTGAAGCCTACTCTATCCGACACATGCACAGATGTCCCACCAG TACTATGCTATCAACCCTCGACCGCATGTGTGGATACCCCTGGCGTCAGTGTTGGATCTTGTAAGACAAAGGTTTTAACCGATGAACAGCGAGCCCATAGAAATAAGCATCATCGTGAATTATATCATGAGAAAAAACAGTTGACGTCGCCATGTGATGTAGATCGAAGGGATAGCATAAAGCAACGGAGACGAGAAGCATATCATGCAAAGAAAGAGGCAATCCAGTTGTCAATAGATAAGTCAAAGTCTAAGAAGACTCGTGCTCAACTTAGTCGAGAGTACAAGAGAAGACAAAGAGAGTTTCACGAGAACAATCTACACCCAGATTCCATTGCATGGAAACTCCGCAATTTACACCTCAACTCATCTTGCCCTCTGAAGGTCAACCCACAGTAA
- the LOC120651257 gene encoding glutamic acid-rich protein-like isoform X3: protein MDPLNITKEQERRPRATPMTDDQREEKNRKRREVYHREKISAPSMTDEQREEKNRKRREAYKRKKSHALNKENDPVSALLKGESDKNQTPLKSVDTNIERNKNRQNKENDPGSDLFKGESNKLLTPLKSLDSNIERNKKGCEDYQKKNDETRSKSISAEPLAPIICTPIVIEPPTCLPFNDETVDVNLVNVVKPTLSDTCTDVPPVLCYQPSTACVDTPGVSVGSCKTKVLTDEQRAHRNKHHRELYHEKKQLTSPCDVDRRDSIKQRRREAYHAKKEAIQLSIDKSKSKKTRAQLSREYKRRQREFHENNLHPDSIAWKLRNLHLNSSCPLKVNPQ from the exons ATGGATCCTCTGAACATTACTAAAG AACAGGAAAGAAGACCCCGTGCTACCCCAATGACAGATGACCAAAGGGAGGAGAAGAACAGGAAGAGGCGTGAGGTGTATCACCGTGAAAAAATCAGTGCTCCCTCGATGACAGATGAGCAAAGGGAGGAGAAGAACAGGAAACGGCGTGAGGCATATAAGAGGAAGAAGAGTCATGCACTCAACAAGGAAAATGATCCAG TTTCGGCTTTGCTCAAAGGAGAAAGTGATAAAAATCAGACTCCCTTGAAGTCAGTTGATACAAAcattgaaagaaacaaaaacaggcAAAACAAGGAAAATGATCCAG GTTCGGATTTGTTCAAAGGAGAAAGTAATAAATTATTGACTCCCTTGAAGTCATTGGATTCAAATATTGAAAGAAATAAGAAGGGGTGTGAAGATTATCAGAAAAAGAATGATGAAACACGGAGCAAATCAATTTCTGCAG AACCCCTTGCACCTATCATTTGCACTCCTATTGTCATCGAGCCTCCCACATGTCTACCTTTCAACGATGAAACAGTAG ATGTAAACCTGGTCAACGTGGTGAAGCCTACTCTATCCGACACATGCACAGATGTCCCACCAG TACTATGCTATCAACCCTCGACCGCATGTGTGGATACCCCTGGCGTCAGTGTTGGATCTTGTAAGACAAAGGTTTTAACCGATGAACAGCGAGCCCATAGAAATAAGCATCATCGTGAATTATATCATGAGAAAAAACAGTTGACGTCGCCATGTGATGTAGATCGAAGGGATAGCATAAAGCAACGGAGACGAGAAGCATATCATGCAAAGAAAGAGGCAATCCAGTTGTCAATAGATAAGTCAAAGTCTAAGAAGACTCGTGCTCAACTTAGTCGAGAGTACAAGAGAAGACAAAGAGAGTTTCACGAGAACAATCTACACCCAGATTCCATTGCATGGAAACTCCGCAATTTACACCTCAACTCATCTTGCCCTCTGAAGGTCAACCCACAGTAA
- the LOC120651260 gene encoding uncharacterized protein LOC120651260 isoform X4, with translation MAAPTSPANPVAGPKVPLPTMADIMAASRAQGLHVRLRTVGPLFRVTATHGEGEDAVELGRAEGGVRPWPGGAVLHLDSMRMTRATLSVSDRPLFGLGMFLGAVAVRHGFDAGCKRAELLAINDTPLYHDKLVRFYRRMGFKVVHEVDGSSITDLTHMLVWGA, from the exons ATGGCCGCGCCAACCTCCCCGGCGAACCCCGTCGCGGGACCGAAGGTGCCCCTCCCGACCATGGCGGACATCATGGCGGCGTCTCGCGCACAGGGCCTGCACGTGCGCCTGCGCACGGTCGGCCCCTTGTTCCGCGTCACGGCCACCCACGGTGAGGGGGAGGATGCGGTGGAGCTTGGCCGCGCCGAGGGTGGCGTCCGGCCGTGGCCCGGTGGCGCCGTCCTGCACCTCGACTCCATGCGGATGACGCGCGCCACACTGAGCGTCTCTGACCGGCCGCTGTTCGGGCTGGGGATGTTCCTGGGCGCCGTGGCCGTGCGACATGGCTTCGACGCTGGGTGCAAGCGCGCCGAGCTGCTGGCCATCAACGACACGCCGCTCTACCACGACAAG CTCGTTAGATTCTATAGAAGGATGGGCTTCAAAGTGGTTCACGAGGTGGATGGATCATCCATCACTGATCTTACTCACATGTTGGTGTGGGGTG CCTAA
- the LOC120651260 gene encoding uncharacterized protein LOC120651260 isoform X2 has translation MAAPTSPANPVAGPKVPLPTMADIMAASRAQGLHVRLRTVGPLFRVTATHGEGEDAVELGRAEGGVRPWPGGAVLHLDSMRMTRATLSVSDRPLFGLGMFLGAVAVRHGFDAGCKRAELLAINDTPLYHDKLVRFYRRMGFKVVHEVDGSSITDLTHMLVWGGKGTRMDANIEDLLIQWGKRFRPQN, from the exons ATGGCCGCGCCAACCTCCCCGGCGAACCCCGTCGCGGGACCGAAGGTGCCCCTCCCGACCATGGCGGACATCATGGCGGCGTCTCGCGCACAGGGCCTGCACGTGCGCCTGCGCACGGTCGGCCCCTTGTTCCGCGTCACGGCCACCCACGGTGAGGGGGAGGATGCGGTGGAGCTTGGCCGCGCCGAGGGTGGCGTCCGGCCGTGGCCCGGTGGCGCCGTCCTGCACCTCGACTCCATGCGGATGACGCGCGCCACACTGAGCGTCTCTGACCGGCCGCTGTTCGGGCTGGGGATGTTCCTGGGCGCCGTGGCCGTGCGACATGGCTTCGACGCTGGGTGCAAGCGCGCCGAGCTGCTGGCCATCAACGACACGCCGCTCTACCACGACAAG CTCGTTAGATTCTATAGAAGGATGGGCTTCAAAGTGGTTCACGAGGTGGATGGATCATCCATCACTGATCTTACTCACATGTTGGTGTGGGGTGGTAAGGGCACAAGAATGGATGCTAATATCGAAGATCTTCTCATTCAGTGGGGAAAAAGATTCAGACCTCAAAACTAA
- the LOC120651260 gene encoding uncharacterized protein LOC120651260 isoform X1, whose product MAAPTSPANPVAGPKVPLPTMADIMAASRAQGLHVRLRTVGPLFRVTATHGEGEDAVELGRAEGGVRPWPGGAVLHLDSMRMTRATLSVSDRPLFGLGMFLGAVAVRHGFDAGCKRAELLAINDTPLYHDKLVRFYRRMGFKVVHEVDGSSITDLTHMLVWGVVHFTSIIITTSSRIYDRVFNAVNVHS is encoded by the exons ATGGCCGCGCCAACCTCCCCGGCGAACCCCGTCGCGGGACCGAAGGTGCCCCTCCCGACCATGGCGGACATCATGGCGGCGTCTCGCGCACAGGGCCTGCACGTGCGCCTGCGCACGGTCGGCCCCTTGTTCCGCGTCACGGCCACCCACGGTGAGGGGGAGGATGCGGTGGAGCTTGGCCGCGCCGAGGGTGGCGTCCGGCCGTGGCCCGGTGGCGCCGTCCTGCACCTCGACTCCATGCGGATGACGCGCGCCACACTGAGCGTCTCTGACCGGCCGCTGTTCGGGCTGGGGATGTTCCTGGGCGCCGTGGCCGTGCGACATGGCTTCGACGCTGGGTGCAAGCGCGCCGAGCTGCTGGCCATCAACGACACGCCGCTCTACCACGACAAG CTCGTTAGATTCTATAGAAGGATGGGCTTCAAAGTGGTTCACGAGGTGGATGGATCATCCATCACTGATCTTACTCACATGTTGGTGTGGGGTG TTGTTCACTTCACTTCAATAATCATTACTACATCAAGTCGTATTTACGATAGAGTTTTCAATGCAGTAAATGTTCATTCATAA
- the LOC120651260 gene encoding uncharacterized protein LOC120651260 isoform X3 translates to MAAPTSPANPVAGPKVPLPTMADIMAASRAQGLHVRLRTVGPLFRVTATHGEGEDAVELGRAEGGVRPWPGGAVLHLDSMRMTRATLSVSDRPLFGLGMFLGAVAVRHGFDAGCKRAELLAINDTPLYHDKLVRFYRRMGFKVVHEVDGSSITDLTHMLVWGAHKS, encoded by the exons ATGGCCGCGCCAACCTCCCCGGCGAACCCCGTCGCGGGACCGAAGGTGCCCCTCCCGACCATGGCGGACATCATGGCGGCGTCTCGCGCACAGGGCCTGCACGTGCGCCTGCGCACGGTCGGCCCCTTGTTCCGCGTCACGGCCACCCACGGTGAGGGGGAGGATGCGGTGGAGCTTGGCCGCGCCGAGGGTGGCGTCCGGCCGTGGCCCGGTGGCGCCGTCCTGCACCTCGACTCCATGCGGATGACGCGCGCCACACTGAGCGTCTCTGACCGGCCGCTGTTCGGGCTGGGGATGTTCCTGGGCGCCGTGGCCGTGCGACATGGCTTCGACGCTGGGTGCAAGCGCGCCGAGCTGCTGGCCATCAACGACACGCCGCTCTACCACGACAAG CTCGTTAGATTCTATAGAAGGATGGGCTTCAAAGTGGTTCACGAGGTGGATGGATCATCCATCACTGATCTTACTCACATGTTGGTGTGGGGTG cgcACAAATCTTGA
- the LOC120651260 gene encoding uncharacterized protein LOC120651260 isoform X5 has translation MAAPTSPANPVAGPKVPLPTMADIMAASRAQGLHVRLRTVGPLFRVTATHGEGEDAVELGRAEGGVRPWPGGAVLHLDSMRMTRATLSVSDRPLFGLGMFLGAVAVRHGFDAGCKRAELLAINDTPLYHDKPKMMLCFSARTPYGFVSYAKTI, from the exons ATGGCCGCGCCAACCTCCCCGGCGAACCCCGTCGCGGGACCGAAGGTGCCCCTCCCGACCATGGCGGACATCATGGCGGCGTCTCGCGCACAGGGCCTGCACGTGCGCCTGCGCACGGTCGGCCCCTTGTTCCGCGTCACGGCCACCCACGGTGAGGGGGAGGATGCGGTGGAGCTTGGCCGCGCCGAGGGTGGCGTCCGGCCGTGGCCCGGTGGCGCCGTCCTGCACCTCGACTCCATGCGGATGACGCGCGCCACACTGAGCGTCTCTGACCGGCCGCTGTTCGGGCTGGGGATGTTCCTGGGCGCCGTGGCCGTGCGACATGGCTTCGACGCTGGGTGCAAGCGCGCCGAGCTGCTGGCCATCAACGACACGCCGCTCTACCACGACAAG CCTAAGATGATGCTATGTTTCAGTGCTAGGACTCCATACGGATTTGTATCATATGCCAAAACTATTTAA
- the LOC120651262 gene encoding mitochondrial outer membrane protein porin 5-like, protein MPASTPLQLPSRRPLPSRPPPTAMSSPGLFSDIGKKAKDLLTKDYTCDLEVTLSTVTASGVCLTSTAVKKGGLYSLDISSVYQYKNTLIGFKVDAESNVSSLQITSFNVLEVLPSTKLAISVKLLDCNARKISTAFIISEVLPYRKLVVSVKLPEDPLKLKLQYFHENATFATVVRMKPSPMIEFSATVGTEGVAFGAECIYDAARGKFRNYRAAIGMTSKYYHAALIMADKGDTIKVCGLYNFDNKQVSAVVELTRKLSKEKNTLTVGGLYTVDAQATVKARLNDTGSLAALLRLQVKPKSHLMISGEFDMKALDRPPKIGLALALVP, encoded by the exons ATGCCGGCGTCCACCCCGCTCCAACTCCCAAGCCGTCGACCTCTCCCCTCCCGGCCCCCGCCCACCGCCATGAGTAGCCCCGGCCTCTTCTCCGACATCGGCAAGAAGGCCAAGG ACCTGCTGACCAAGGACTACACATGCGACCTGGAGGTCACCCTCTCCACCGTCACCGCCTCCGGGGTG TGTCTCACCTCAACTGCTGTGAAGAAAGGAGGACTTTATTCTCTTGATATCAGCTCTGTGTACCAGTACAAAAACACCCTCATCGGTTTCAAAGTGGACGCAGAATCAAATGTTAGTTCTTTACA AATTACTTCTTTTAATGTACTTGAAGTCCTGCCATCCACAAAGCTTGCGATTTCTGTTAAGCTGCTTGATTGCAATGCTAGAAAG ATCTCTACTGCCTTTATAATATCGGAAGTCCTGCCATACAGGAAGCTTGTGGTTTCTGTTAAGTTACCTGAAGACCCATTAAAG TTGAAGCTGCAATACTTCCATGAAAATGCAACTTTTGCTACTGTGGTTCGCATGAAGCCCTCCCCTATGATTGAGTTTTCTGCTACAGTAGGCACGGAAGGTGTTGCCTTTGGTGCCGAATGTATATATGATGCAGCAAGAGGGAAATTTAGAAATTACAGAGCTGCTATTGGCATGACTAGTAAATACTATCATGCTGCACTCATTAT GGCTGACAAAGGTGACACCATCAAAGTGTGTGGCCTGTACAATTTTGATAACAAGCAGGTCTCAGCTGTAGTAGAATTAACGCGGAAACTATCAAAGGAAAAGAATACGCTCACTGTTGGCGGTCTCTACACTGTTGATGCTCAGGCAACAGTAAAGGCAAGGCTCAATGACACTGGAAGTCTTGCAGCTCTTCTTCGGCTTCAGGTGAAACCAAAGTCGCATCTGATGATCTCAGGTGAATTCGACATGAAGGCCTTGGATAGACCTCCCAAGATTGGTTTAGCTCTCGCTCTCGTACCCTGA
- the LOC120651263 gene encoding uncharacterized protein LOC120651263 translates to MSLNGSPIPQHGVGQHSTRSLMKALDLSWVSDGMDPNIAYRFAICIAGYYEHGTHVCHDTCNKNWVRDKDTISWMDLYADLDDEIKQGSVQSSSVSFWDKVACEYSDIDFDSSLLAAIDMYWDIRRLPVVVSIIIQPSHVSSLCIEVAAVDMKSSPLLICSTEMKSDFVANVTNDPDSHTNDPCGENDEIECRVSILGIPKKWGLTDKQAVCQRCLMKAFGYNLLSVSQLLDEGFEVRFKNGSSRILDSQGELVCMIIPEGQIFRADFSTSFGPSRCLVASSSSELWKWNRRLERLSFNLLSCLSSLGLV, encoded by the exons ATGTCGTTGAATGGATCCCCAATTCCTCAGCATGGTGTGGGGCAACACAGCACGAGATCTCTGATGAAGGCGTTGGACTTGTCATGGGTTTCAGATGG GATGGACCCCAACATAGCCTATAgatttgccatctgcatcgcTGGCTATTATGAGCATGGCACACATGTGTGTCATGACACCTGCAATAAAAATTGGGTTCGTGATAAGGATACAATTTCATGGATGGATTTGTATGCTGACTTAGATGATGAGATAAAGCAAGGCAGTGTCCAAAGTTCTTCAGTGAGCTTTTGGGACAAGGTTGCATGTGAGTATAGCGACATTGATTTTGATTCCTCATTACTTGCAGCAATTGATATGTATTGGGACATCAGAAGGCTTCCTGTGGTAGTTTCAATCATTATCCAGCCAAGTCATGTTAGCAGTTTATGTATTGAAGTTGCTGCTGTTGATATGAAATCAAGTCCGCTGTTGATATGTAGTACTGAAATGAAGTCAGATTTTGTTGCTAATGTGACTAATGATCCTGATTCTCATACCAATGATCCTTGCGGTGAGAATGATGAAATAGAGTGTCGGGTATCAATATTAGGGATACCAAAGAAGTGGGGATTAACAGATAAGCAAGCTGTTTGTCAAAGGTGCTTGATGAAGGCTTTCGGTTACAATTTGCTTTCGGTTTCGCAATTACTTGATGAAGGCTTTGAGGTGCGTTTCAAGAATGGGTCTTCACGGATTCTTGATTCCCAGGGTGAGCTTGTGTGCATGATCATCCCTGAGGGTCAGATTTTTCGTGCTGATTTTTCTACTTCCTTTGGACCTTCACGGTGCTTGGTTGCCAGTTCTTCTTCTGAGCTTTGGAAATGGAATAGGAGACTAGAACGCTTGAGTTTTAATTTGCTTTCATGCCTGAGTTCATTGGGTCTTGTTTGA